One part of the Methylobacterium mesophilicum SR1.6/6 genome encodes these proteins:
- a CDS encoding F0F1 ATP synthase subunit gamma: protein MASLKDLRNRITSVKATQKITKAMQMVAAAKLRRAQMAAEAGRPYAEKMSAVLGNLAGNLVGGVGAPKLLSGTGSEQTHLLVVCTGDRGLAGAFNSSIVRLAIREYAQKLTAEGKTLKIMTVGKKGLDMLRRQYRDQIVESMDIRGNRPVDYEFAAEIADKILTRFEAGEFDVATLFYSEFRSVISQIPTAQRLIPAELPEADTSAKATAGNAALEFEPSEEAILETLLPKNLTVQIYRALLENAASEQGARMSAMDSATRNAGEMIKKQTLIYNRTRQAMITKELIEIISGAEAL from the coding sequence ATGGCGAGCTTGAAGGACCTGCGCAACCGCATCACCTCGGTGAAGGCGACGCAGAAGATCACCAAGGCCATGCAGATGGTCGCGGCCGCCAAGCTGCGCCGGGCGCAGATGGCCGCCGAGGCCGGGCGCCCCTACGCCGAGAAGATGTCCGCGGTGCTCGGCAACCTCGCGGGCAACCTCGTGGGGGGCGTCGGTGCCCCGAAGCTCCTGTCCGGCACGGGCTCGGAGCAGACGCATCTGCTGGTCGTCTGCACCGGCGATCGTGGTCTCGCCGGCGCGTTCAACTCGTCGATCGTCCGCCTCGCGATCCGTGAGTATGCCCAGAAGCTGACCGCCGAGGGCAAGACCCTCAAGATCATGACGGTCGGCAAGAAGGGTCTCGACATGCTGCGGCGGCAGTATCGCGACCAGATCGTCGAGAGCATGGACATCCGCGGCAACCGGCCGGTGGATTACGAGTTCGCCGCCGAGATCGCCGACAAGATCCTCACCCGCTTCGAGGCCGGCGAGTTCGATGTCGCGACCCTGTTCTACTCCGAGTTCCGCTCGGTCATCTCGCAGATCCCGACTGCGCAGCGCCTGATCCCGGCCGAGCTGCCCGAGGCCGACACGAGCGCGAAGGCGACCGCCGGCAACGCGGCCCTGGAATTCGAGCCCTCCGAGGAGGCGATCCTCGAGACGCTGCTGCCGAAGAACCTGACGGTGCAGATCTACCGGGCGCTCCTGGAGAACGCCGCCTCCGAGCAGGGCGCGCGCATGAGCGCCATGGACTCGGCGACCCGCAACGCGGGCGAGATGATCAAGAAGCAGACGCTGATCTACAACCGGACGCGTCAGGCCATGATCACCAAGGAACTCATCGAGATCATCTCGGGTGCGGAAGCCCTCTGA